The following is a genomic window from Theobroma cacao cultivar B97-61/B2 chromosome 10, Criollo_cocoa_genome_V2, whole genome shotgun sequence.
GGTAGCACCTAAGTCTACTACCCATTCCTTCACACTAGCCACCATATTTGCTTGTGAAATGACTGCAACAATTACATCGTCGGATTCATCTACTTTGACCAAGTTGACTCTTGGATTAGCAAGTTTGTCATTTCCCTTTACTCTTTTCTTGCATTGTGCTGCATGATGCCCTAGCTTTCCACAGATAAAACAACTACCCTTCTTTTTGAAGGTGGGATGAGGAGCTTTGGGTTTATGATCAAGTTTGTAAGAGTACTTTTGTTGACGCTGGGTTCTGCCTTATACTAGATTGGCTTTAGTTGTAATTTCCTTAGCTTTAGAGGCTTTAATCTCCCTACGGGTTGTGtcttcaatgatgatgtgaaTAATCAAATCTGCAAGTGATAATTGCTTTTCCTTGTGCTTCAATTGTTGCTTGTATCCATTCCAAGATTCTGGCAACTTCTCAATCAGCAATCCAGCAACGAATTCTTCTTGCAAGTTGATTTTTTCAGCCTTCAAATCATCCACCAGCTTGTGGTATTCATTGATCTGACTCTTGATATCCTTGTCATCTATCATCTTCCGGCGATAAAAGTTGCCAATCATGAACTTCTATTTTCTAACATCTTCAGTAGTGTATTTGGCTATCATTGACTCATATATTTACTTTGCTTCTTTGTAAGGGCTGTATACATCAAACAACTCATTAGAAAGTGTGCTAATGATTGTATGCCTGCATACCTTATTTGCATGCATCCATGGTTCTTGCATCTTGACATCATCTGGCTTGGAATCAATTAGTGCAAAACCCACCCCATGAACATCAAGGATTGAAAAAAATCCTTTCTTGCCACCTTTTGAAGTTTATGCCATCAAAGACTTCTATTTTGGAAATATCTGGAAATTGTTTGACGTATGAAACCGAGGGCATAGGAGTAATGGTCATTGGAGTGGAAGTCATGGGGGAACCGTTGACAATGGTGGTGGCAGTAGGGACAGAGGCAGCATTAGGAATAATGGTAGTAGCATTATCAATGTTGGAATCCATTATCCTTAAgaatgttagaaaaaaaaattattagcaTCAAAGGAATATAAAACAAGTAAAACAGTAATTGGTCTGAGGCGTGGTATCACTGTTCTTAAGAATAATTTTCGCCCCTTCGAAGTATAAAACTTGGTGCAAAAGGACTGAAGCGGTTATCCTCCAGGATTCAACAGACTCTTCCTTATAGTTTGCACAAACTATTAAGGGACGACAAGAAcaatagaaaggaaaaaagtcagctagaaaagaaaagaggaagagaaagcTTAAGAGTAGAAAGGAGGCAGAGGAAATTAGCGAAGTAAGcttaagagaagaaaaactttGGTGTGTGTTGTGAGTGAGGGTGTGAGGTTGTATTTATAGGCATGGAGTGAAGTGAACGTTGCACCAGATTAGGGAGTTGAGAAAAACCTGATCAGCATTCATACTAAGTCATATAAACGTTGGAGCAAAATCAGGAGAACCAGGTAAGCATGGTAGAGCTTGAGTTTGATTTAATCAAAGGctgaaaaagcttaaaaaaaattaaagctaaGGTACAAAAAGTCACTTAGGCTCAACCCACATGTATATTCGCGCGCAAGGGGGAATATGAAATTTCTAAAGATT
Proteins encoded in this region:
- the LOC108663584 gene encoding uncharacterized protein LOC108663584, with amino-acid sequence MDSNIDNATTIIPNAASVPTATTIVNGGKKGFFSILDVHGVGFALIDSKPDDVKMQEPWMHANKMIDDKDIKSQINEYHKLVDDLKAEKINLQEEFVAGLLIEKLPESWNGYKQQLKHKEKQLSLADLIIHIIIEDTTRREIKASKAKEITTKANLLGHHAAQCKKRVKGNDKLANPRVNLVKVDESDDVIVAVISQANMVASVKEWVVDLGATRHSCAHKNAFTSYTPVVEGEETIYLGDSRTAQVLGKGKVLLKLTSGKTLVLNDVFHVPNIRANLVSVALLGKGLFVLNISNVLNENGNSSAYMIDSVDL